The Fulvivirga ligni genome window below encodes:
- a CDS encoding M23 family metallopeptidase has product MARIKYYYDTETCKYERVKVKKQDIILNLLGLGALVLATAGGLLMLFNSYFESPKELVLKNEVAEMEFYYQNLNDKVEELDQVLTALEKRDDEVYRIVLGSEPIDQSIRNAGIGGVDRYIDIKNKNLVHGKDIVELSEDIDKLRRKVYIQSKSYDELKELADNKAKMIAAIPAIQPISNKKLIRLASGFGYRTHPVYKVKKLHTGIDFSAPIGTPIYATADGVVSSTQISFGGYGKHIEIDHGFGYKTHYAHMHEFVVEEGQKVKRGQMIGYVGNTGVSTAPHLHYEVIKGDKKINPIHYFFNDLNASEYEKIIELASIENQSLGM; this is encoded by the coding sequence ATGGCACGGATAAAATATTATTACGACACAGAAACCTGTAAATACGAACGGGTAAAAGTTAAAAAACAGGACATCATCTTAAATCTTCTAGGTTTAGGTGCACTTGTTTTGGCTACTGCCGGAGGTTTACTTATGCTGTTTAACAGCTATTTTGAATCCCCTAAAGAGCTGGTACTCAAAAATGAAGTAGCAGAAATGGAGTTCTACTACCAAAATCTGAATGATAAGGTAGAAGAATTAGATCAGGTACTTACGGCTTTGGAAAAAAGAGATGATGAGGTTTATAGAATTGTATTAGGATCCGAGCCTATAGATCAATCTATCAGAAATGCAGGTATAGGTGGAGTAGATCGATACATAGATATAAAGAATAAAAACCTTGTTCATGGCAAAGACATTGTGGAGCTTAGTGAAGACATCGATAAGCTTCGCAGAAAGGTTTACATCCAATCTAAGAGCTATGATGAACTGAAAGAGCTCGCCGATAACAAAGCTAAAATGATAGCTGCCATTCCTGCCATTCAACCCATTTCGAATAAAAAACTTATCCGTTTGGCTTCAGGGTTTGGTTACAGAACACACCCGGTGTATAAGGTTAAAAAGCTTCACACTGGTATTGACTTTTCTGCCCCTATTGGTACGCCTATTTACGCGACAGCTGATGGCGTAGTCTCGAGCACTCAAATTAGCTTTGGTGGCTATGGAAAGCATATTGAAATAGATCACGGCTTTGGCTATAAGACACATTACGCACACATGCACGAGTTTGTGGTGGAAGAAGGCCAGAAAGTGAAGCGTGGCCAAATGATTGGTTATGTAGGTAATACTGGGGTAAGTACTGCTCCTCACCTACATTATGAAGTAATTAAAGGTGACAAAAAGATAAATCCTATACACTACTTCTTCAATGACCTAAATGCCTCTGAATATGAAAAAATCATAGAATTGGCATCCATTGAGAACCAGTCTTTAGGAATGTAA
- the hisG gene encoding ATP phosphoribosyltransferase, whose translation MTKKIRIAIQKSGRLQEQSVKLLKECGLSFSNGPNRLKASCYSFPAEILFLRDDDIPQYVEDGVADVGIVGENVYIEKQKEVSVIEKLDFSKCRLSIAIPREKEYGGPESLNGKKIATSYPNIVRQFLKEKNIDAEIHEISGSVEIAPGIGLAEAIVDIVSTGSTLLSNGLKEVETVMKSEAVLVSTKTLEPEIQQLLDKLIFRIKAVNTAKNNKYLLLNTPNDSIDAITAILPGMKSPTVTPLQQEGWSSLHSVINENDFWNIIDQLKDLGAQGILVVPIEKMII comes from the coding sequence ATGACTAAGAAAATTAGAATTGCCATTCAGAAATCAGGAAGACTACAAGAGCAGTCTGTGAAACTTTTAAAAGAATGTGGACTCAGCTTTAGCAATGGACCTAATCGGTTGAAAGCATCTTGCTACAGCTTCCCGGCAGAGATCCTATTCTTAAGAGATGATGATATCCCTCAATATGTAGAAGATGGCGTGGCTGATGTGGGTATTGTAGGTGAGAATGTCTACATTGAAAAACAAAAAGAAGTATCTGTAATTGAAAAGCTCGACTTCTCTAAATGCCGCCTTAGCATCGCCATTCCTCGAGAAAAAGAATATGGTGGACCTGAATCTCTAAATGGCAAAAAAATAGCCACCTCCTACCCTAACATTGTAAGGCAATTTTTAAAAGAAAAGAACATTGATGCCGAAATTCATGAGATCAGCGGATCAGTGGAAATAGCCCCTGGAATTGGTTTAGCAGAAGCCATTGTAGATATAGTAAGCACAGGCAGTACGCTTCTCAGCAACGGATTGAAGGAAGTAGAAACAGTGATGAAATCAGAAGCCGTTTTAGTTTCTACCAAAACCCTTGAACCTGAAATACAGCAGTTACTAGATAAGCTCATCTTCAGAATTAAGGCAGTCAACACCGCCAAAAACAATAAATATTTATTACTGAACACCCCTAATGACTCTATAGATGCCATCACAGCTATCTTACCAGGCATGAAAAGTCCAACTGTTACCCCACTTCAGCAAGAAGGATGGTCTTCTCTTCACTCGGTGATTAATGAAAATGACTTTTGGAACATCATTGATCAACTGAAAGATCTTGGTGCTCAGGGCATTTTAGTAGTACCTATTGAAAAAATGATTATCTAA
- the mog gene encoding molybdopterin adenylyltransferase — MKTTRIGIINVSDRASKGIYEDIPGKAIVETLKEYITSDWESEYAVIPDEQDQLEAKMKEMADEKSCCLIITSGGTGPAKRDVTPEATEAVCDKMMPGFGELMRTESLKYVPTAILSRQTAGIRNNTLIVNLPGKPKAIRQCLDAVFPAIPYCIDLIEGPYIECNEDVIKIFRPK, encoded by the coding sequence ATGAAAACTACTCGAATAGGTATTATCAATGTTTCTGACAGGGCTAGCAAGGGTATTTATGAAGATATCCCTGGCAAAGCCATCGTAGAAACACTTAAAGAATATATTACTTCTGACTGGGAAAGTGAGTACGCTGTGATTCCTGATGAGCAGGATCAGCTTGAGGCTAAGATGAAGGAAATGGCAGATGAAAAATCTTGCTGCCTCATCATCACCTCTGGCGGTACAGGACCAGCTAAACGTGATGTCACTCCCGAAGCCACTGAGGCTGTTTGCGACAAAATGATGCCCGGATTTGGTGAGTTAATGAGAACGGAAAGCCTTAAATATGTGCCTACAGCAATATTATCCAGGCAAACAGCGGGGATTAGAAATAATACTCTCATTGTAAACTTGCCTGGCAAGCCAAAAGCAATCAGACAATGTCTGGATGCTGTTTTCCCTGCCATTCCTTATTGTATTGATCTAATTGAAGGTCCTTACATAGAATGCAATGAAGATGTAATTAAGATTTTTAGGCCAAAATAA